The genomic interval GCGGACAGCGGTTCATCAGCAACTGCACGTTGCCGTCTTCATCACGCACCATAATGACCGCCTGTTGCCCCATTTTCCGCAGACGAAAGTCGCCTGCATTGGGAATCTCACTGTCGTGGCCAACGTAGACCCAACCACGGTGGAAAACGGTATCCATTTCTTCGGCAAAGATGTCCGGGTCAGTGTAGACTCGACCATGCACGCGGTCTTCTTTCACAAGATCAGTGTAGTCAATTGTTGTCCGGGATGGCTTCATCTGTTCCTCCTTGTTGGTGGAACGCCTCGCGTCCCAGTGCTGAGTATCGCGGCAGGCGCACTCCTGATCAAAAGCTTCCTCATACTCCTAAACCGACACGACCTCTGTTGTCAAGAAAAATATATCGCGCTAGAGAAGCTACGCCAAGGAGAACACCGATTATGACCCAAGTCACCAATCCCAACATCGCAGAAATGACGGGAAAAGCATCACTTCCACGCAGTAGTGGAGAATTGGTCTTTCACGATCCATGGGAACGACGGGCATTTGCTATGGCCGTGTCGTTATGGGAGCAGGGATTTTATCAGTGGGATGAGTTTCGCGATCATTTGATCGCCGAGATTGCCGCAGGAGAAAGAGCCGCTGGGCCGGACGCACCTCCGGAGGACCTTCCCTCGTATTATGAGAGCTGGCTGGCCGCGCTGGAAAAGCTACTGGCGAAGAAGGGGCTCTCTCTCTAGCCTATCGTTGCCCCAGTGTGCTGAATTTTCTGTAGCGTGCGTGTAGCGCACGACTTCCCCCTTGTCGCTGTTCGTGTGCATGGCGCACGCTGCGTCATGCTAGAAGCTCAGATTTTGCTTCTCTTGATCTTTACCAGCAAGACGCGATAGTGTCCTCTGTCGAAAGGAGGGAGACAGCATGTTTCTCATGCGTTTTACCGAACGAGCGTATGTCGACTATACCGCAGAGGATGTACAGAGCAGTTTTCGTAGCTCGGTGCGACTAACCTTCCCCAATAAGCATTTTAATCCCGCCCGTGGCGCGGATCTCTATAACGAGTATCTCGATGAATATGAGTATTCCGATCAGATTGGCTTTGACGGTTTGATGCTCAATGAGCATCACAACACGCCGACCTGTCTTGGTGCCGCAATGAACCTTGAAGCGGCGATTCTCGCGCGCACGACCAAAAAAGCCAAGATCGTGTTGCTTGGGAATCCGCTGCCGATCTTCGATAACCCCCTGCGCCTCGCCGAAGAGCTGGCTGAGATCGATATGATCTCGCGCGGACGTTTAGTCTCTGGTTTCGTGCGTGGCACAGGAATCGAAACCTGGGCAACGAACACCAACCCGGTCTACAATCGTGAACGCTTTGAAGAGGCGCACGATCTGATTATGAAGTCGTGGACCACGCCAGGCCCCTTCCGTTGGGAAGGCAAACATTATCATTTTCGTGTGGTCAATCCATTCGAGCGTCCACTGCAGAAACCACATCCACCGGTCTGGATTCCTGGGATCGGCAGTCCAGAAACACTGGTGTGGTGCGCACAACATCACTACCCGTATATTTATCTCGAAACCGATCCGCAGGTGACAGTTGATCTGATGTCGATCTATGCCCAAGCCGCGCGCGAAGTCGGCTATGAGCCAGGGCCACAGAACTTCGGGTATCTCGTGCGTATTCATGTGCAAGATACCGACGAGAAGGCATACGAAGTCGGCGAAGGATTTTTGGTCGGCAATGCGGGAGTCGGGCGTGTACCAATGCCGGGCGATTTCATGGCTCCTCCGGGGTACAACTCACGTGAAGGGGTGAAGCGACTACTCGAACAATATAAACATGCCTTGAAACCGGATCCCCTGTACGGTGGTATCGATGCCGCTGGATGGGAAAAAGTCGTCGAAAGTAATCGTGTCAT from Deltaproteobacteria bacterium carries:
- a CDS encoding LLM class flavin-dependent oxidoreductase — its product is MFLMRFTERAYVDYTAEDVQSSFRSSVRLTFPNKHFNPARGADLYNEYLDEYEYSDQIGFDGLMLNEHHNTPTCLGAAMNLEAAILARTTKKAKIVLLGNPLPIFDNPLRLAEELAEIDMISRGRLVSGFVRGTGIETWATNTNPVYNRERFEEAHDLIMKSWTTPGPFRWEGKHYHFRVVNPFERPLQKPHPPVWIPGIGSPETLVWCAQHHYPYIYLETDPQVTVDLMSIYAQAAREVGYEPGPQNFGYLVRIHVQDTDEKAYEVGEGFLVGNAGVGRVPMPGDFMAPPGYNSREGVKRLLEQYKHALKPDPLYGGIDAAGWEKVVESNRVIVGSPKTVVKKVRQMLSTLRPGILGVWTNDGTISHKDTMRCLQLMEQEVLPAMKDMGKELGLPGPFEVAP
- a CDS encoding nitrile hydratase accessory protein codes for the protein MTQVTNPNIAEMTGKASLPRSSGELVFHDPWERRAFAMAVSLWEQGFYQWDEFRDHLIAEIAAGERAAGPDAPPEDLPSYYESWLAALEKLLAKKGLSL